The sequence below is a genomic window from Sorangiineae bacterium MSr12523.
AGAGCGCGGTCAGAGGCACCGTGCGTTTGCGCGCCAGCGGATGATCTTCCGGCAGCACCAAGGCCATGGACTCTTCGGTCAAGGTCATCGTTTCGAAGTCCTTGATCTCGACCGGGGTGCGAATAAAGGCGATGTCGACCTCGCCCCGCTCGAGTGCCGCGAGCTGCACGCCCGAGGACATCTCGCGCACGGCCAGATCGACCTCCGGATAGCGGCGCGCGTATTCGCGAAGCAAGCTCGGTAGGATGGCGTACGTCGCCGACTCGGCGGCGCCCAGCGAAAGCCGGCCCACCTCGCCCCGCCCCGCACGCCGCGCAAGATCCACCGCGCGCTCGAGTTGCACCATGCCGCGTCGGCCCTCCTCGAAGAAGGTGCGCCCCGCGGCGGTGAGCTGCACGCGACGCCGGCTGCGATCCACGAGCTCCACACCGATCTCGCGCTCGAGGGCCTGAATCTGCTGGCTCAAACCCGGCTGCGCGATGTGGAGGCGGCGCGCGGCGCGCCCGAAATGAAGTTCCTCGGCAAGGACCAGGAAGTACCGCAGGTGACGAAGTTCGACCATTTGATAAGCGCCGCTTCTCGAACGGTCCGATCTATCTATTGGACCCGAAGCGCCGCGTTCCCATCATATGCCCGAACGACTCATGTCCGCGCTTGGTTTGAAGTTGCTTCTGGTGCCGCTGCTGCTCGTCTTGGTTTCATGGACTGCGCGCCGCTATGGTCCGCGCGTGTCGGGCATCG
It includes:
- a CDS encoding LysR substrate-binding domain-containing protein, which codes for MVELRHLRYFLVLAEELHFGRAARRLHIAQPGLSQQIQALEREIGVELVDRSRRRVQLTAAGRTFFEEGRRGMVQLERAVDLARRAGRGEVGRLSLGAAESATYAILPSLLREYARRYPEVDLAVREMSSGVQLAALERGEVDIAFIRTPVEIKDFETMTLTEESMALVLPEDHPLARKRTVPLTALSNERFILHPTPASGWTEFMYAVCRNAGFEPRISQSASETTVAVSFVAAGLGVTLVPESLSGAARRPGVVTRPVASPVPNTRLLVVYPRDGLPETARAFLDIVRKRTI